One genomic window of Clostridioides sp. ES-S-0054-01 includes the following:
- a CDS encoding exonuclease domain-containing protein: protein MEYIIFDLEFNQGFDKKLNKTASNEKCPFEIIQIGAIKLDSKFNIIDTFNSYVKPTIYKEIHPFISRMTNIKDSDFNNSPIFPEVYNNFIKFISSQDPILCVWGAGDLKELYRNINYHKLPSNSLPKSYINIQQHASKYFNNPAGKSIGLQNAISILELDEKMSYHNALNDAYYTAKVFIKIYNPSIVPDIYLYTSIKPKTIRYSNKKRVDYDKLFDEFRKILNRELTKDEKKIVNLAYNMGKTNQFTLENAKQIKNK, encoded by the coding sequence ATGGAATACATAATTTTCGATTTGGAATTTAATCAAGGATTTGATAAAAAACTCAATAAGACTGCATCCAATGAAAAGTGTCCTTTTGAAATTATACAAATAGGAGCAATTAAATTGGATTCTAAATTTAATATAATAGATACGTTTAATAGTTATGTGAAACCTACAATTTATAAAGAAATACATCCCTTTATTAGTCGTATGACTAATATTAAAGATTCTGATTTTAATAATTCACCTATCTTCCCAGAAGTTTACAACAATTTCATAAAATTTATATCATCCCAAGACCCTATCTTATGTGTCTGGGGAGCAGGAGATTTAAAGGAATTATACAGGAATATCAATTACCATAAACTACCATCAAATTCATTACCTAAGTCTTATATTAATATACAACAACATGCATCTAAATACTTCAATAATCCAGCAGGAAAAAGTATTGGATTACAAAATGCTATTTCTATATTGGAACTTGATGAAAAAATGTCTTATCACAATGCCTTAAATGATGCATATTATACTGCTAAAGTTTTTATTAAGATATACAATCCGAGTATAGTGCCAGATATATATCTTTATACGAGCATCAAACCTAAAACTATAAGATATTCTAATAAAAAAAGAGTTGACTATGATAAGTTATTTGACGAGTTTAGGAAAATTTTAAATCGTGAATTGACTAAAGACGAAAAAAAAATCGTTAACTTAGCTTATAACATGGGAAAAACGAATCAATTTACATTAGAAAATGCTAAGCAAATAAAAAATAAATAA
- a CDS encoding 6-phospho-alpha-glucosidase yields the protein MKKRYNIAIVGGGSTWTPGLLKSLCKMSDRFPLDKVTMLDVVEERQRLIGEFGKILFKEEYPKAILEYTTNPDEAFVDVDFVFVQMRTGGLKMRELDEQIPLQFGLVGQETCGAGGFAYGLRSIGDMIEMVKTVRKYSPKAWILNYTNPAAIVAEALKRVFPDDKKLLNMCDQPVNLLRSYGRLLDMDSRTFEPVYFGLNHFGWFTHLYDKNGEDLVPKIKALVANSGFQPVDAEQRDKSWLDTYGMVKDMLEDVPDYLPNTYVQYYLYPDKKVAKSDINCTRAREVMNGREKRVFEECKSVIEKGTSIGSNLVHNDAHGEFIVEVAEAIAHNKHQIAIVITENNGAINNLPDDAMVEVAAILTKNGPRPLHVGNIPTFYKGMLEGQLAYEKLAVDAYFEQSYEKALLSLTLNRTIISPTKARQVLDALIKVNKDYWPTLYKENEKESSLSFN from the coding sequence ATGAAAAAAAGATATAATATAGCGATAGTTGGAGGAGGTAGCACTTGGACTCCAGGACTTTTAAAGTCTTTATGTAAAATGAGTGATAGATTTCCTCTAGATAAGGTAACGATGTTAGATGTAGTAGAAGAGCGTCAAAGGTTAATAGGTGAATTTGGAAAGATATTATTTAAAGAAGAATATCCTAAAGCGATACTTGAATATACTACAAATCCAGATGAAGCATTTGTAGATGTAGATTTCGTATTTGTTCAAATGAGAACGGGTGGTCTTAAGATGAGAGAATTAGACGAACAAATTCCTCTACAATTTGGACTAGTTGGTCAAGAAACTTGTGGAGCTGGTGGATTTGCCTATGGATTAAGGTCTATAGGTGATATGATAGAAATGGTTAAAACTGTAAGGAAATACTCTCCTAAAGCATGGATTTTAAATTACACAAATCCTGCTGCTATTGTTGCAGAAGCATTGAAAAGGGTATTTCCAGATGATAAAAAATTACTTAATATGTGTGACCAACCAGTTAACTTATTAAGGTCTTATGGAAGATTACTAGATATGGACTCAAGAACATTTGAGCCTGTATACTTTGGATTAAATCACTTTGGATGGTTTACACATTTGTATGATAAAAATGGTGAAGATTTAGTACCTAAGATAAAAGCTTTAGTAGCAAATTCTGGCTTCCAACCTGTTGATGCAGAACAAAGAGATAAATCTTGGCTAGATACTTATGGAATGGTTAAAGATATGTTAGAAGATGTACCAGATTACTTGCCCAATACATATGTACAGTATTATCTATATCCTGATAAAAAGGTAGCTAAATCAGATATAAATTGTACTAGAGCAAGAGAAGTCATGAATGGAAGAGAAAAGCGTGTATTTGAAGAATGTAAATCTGTCATAGAAAAAGGAACATCTATAGGTTCTAATTTAGTGCATAATGATGCTCATGGAGAATTCATAGTTGAAGTTGCAGAAGCAATAGCTCATAACAAACACCAAATAGCTATAGTTATAACAGAAAACAATGGAGCTATCAATAATTTACCTGATGATGCAATGGTAGAAGTAGCTGCAATTCTTACCAAAAATGGACCTAGACCTTTACATGTAGGCAATATACCAACATTCTACAAGGGAATGTTAGAAGGTCAATTAGCTTATGAAAAGTTAGCAGTTGATGCGTACTTTGAACAATCTTATGAGAAAGCTCTTTTATCTTTAACATTAAATAGAACTATAATCTCTCCAACTAAGGCAAGACAAGTTTTAGATGCCTTAATTAAAGTAAATAAAGATTACTGGCCAACACTATATAAAGAAAATGAAAAAGAGTCAAGTCTAAGTTTTAATTAA
- the galT gene encoding galactose-1-phosphate uridylyltransferase translates to MKELRIDPITNDVVIFATDRLKRPLDTADIPNEDEETNEYDEECPFCKGNETYATDTLFEIEGEEGWLVKSIYNKFPIIDDMARDVYGVHEVMIESDKHNRSFYNMSQKEFEDVFFMYRNRFRDLSKDDKIEYVSIFKNFLRKAGASLMHPHAQILSMSFIPPEITNELLVSKEYYDSNKSSLYDDLIENEINLNRRVIYNGEAFLVLIPYATKYSGEVRIILKDKIKFGELNDDNIKELSTIFERLFKKLYNINGYMPFNLCIHTHPTKIETKSYFNVHMHIIPRKYNFGGFELGTNMYVSSMSPEELTKKLKID, encoded by the coding sequence ATGAAAGAATTAAGAATAGATCCAATTACCAATGATGTTGTTATATTTGCTACTGATAGGTTAAAAAGACCTTTAGATACAGCAGATATACCAAATGAAGATGAAGAAACTAATGAATATGATGAAGAATGTCCATTTTGCAAAGGAAATGAAACTTATGCAACTGATACATTATTTGAAATAGAAGGTGAAGAAGGATGGCTTGTAAAATCTATCTACAATAAATTTCCTATAATTGATGATATGGCAAGAGATGTATATGGTGTTCATGAAGTAATGATAGAGAGTGATAAACATAATCGTAGTTTTTATAACATGAGTCAAAAAGAATTTGAAGATGTTTTTTTTATGTATAGAAATAGATTTAGAGATTTGTCGAAAGATGATAAAATAGAGTATGTTAGTATTTTCAAAAACTTCTTGAGAAAGGCAGGGGCATCTTTGATGCATCCACATGCTCAAATATTGTCTATGTCTTTTATTCCCCCTGAAATTACAAATGAGTTGCTAGTTTCAAAAGAGTATTATGATAGCAATAAAAGTTCTTTATATGATGATTTAATAGAAAATGAAATAAATTTAAATAGAAGAGTTATTTATAATGGAGAAGCTTTTTTGGTACTTATACCATATGCAACTAAGTATAGTGGAGAAGTAAGAATAATACTTAAAGATAAGATAAAGTTTGGCGAGTTAAATGACGATAATATAAAGGAACTTTCTACAATATTTGAAAGGTTGTTTAAGAAACTATATAATATCAATGGATATATGCCATTTAACTTATGTATTCACACTCATCCAACAAAGATTGAAACAAAATCGTATTTTAATGTTCATATGCACATAATTCCAAGAAAATATAATTTTGGAGGATTTGAACTTGGAACGAACATGTATGTTTCTTCAATGAGCCCTGAAGAGTTAACAAAAAAATTAAAAATTGATTAA
- a CDS encoding MarR family transcriptional regulator has translation MNYVVKDTISFLVKTFPKIYSSLYLEDLKKFAPDYNVNKTQLRALVFIKNYGVISMTDLCSKLNIEKGSLTSMVDDLTDKKYVIRKRDLVDRRKYLIDITEEGDKIATDFMDKLSDGLGEKLSKLTEEDRRKYLEAINTLQYILNKEEFR, from the coding sequence ATGAACTATGTAGTAAAAGATACCATAAGTTTTTTAGTAAAAACATTTCCTAAGATTTATTCTAGCCTGTACTTAGAAGACCTAAAAAAATTTGCACCAGACTATAATGTAAATAAAACACAATTAAGAGCATTAGTTTTCATAAAAAATTATGGAGTAATAAGTATGACTGATTTATGCTCTAAGTTAAATATAGAAAAAGGCAGTTTAACTAGTATGGTTGATGATTTAACTGATAAGAAGTATGTAATAAGAAAAAGAGATTTAGTTGATAGAAGAAAATATCTAATTGATATTACTGAAGAGGGAGATAAGATAGCAACTGATTTTATGGATAAGTTGAGTGATGGTCTAGGAGAAAAGCTTTCTAAATTGACTGAAGAAGACAGAAGAAAATATCTAGAGGCAATAAATACTCTTCAATATATATTGAACAAAGAAGAATTTAGATAG
- a CDS encoding PTS transporter subunit EIIC, with translation MKQKMKGFFLQLGKSFLLPIALISAAGIFLGISSAFSNPNIVKDIPFLANNFVQGILGFTKAITGVLFGNLAIFFAISISVGLAKEEKAVSAFCGFVGYLVLHTSVNYMLGCRGILAEPDMMREMGQAVTLGIQTLELGVFGGIVVGIITASLHNKYYNIKLPDYLGFFGGTRFVPIITTVVFSILGVIIPYVWPYVNTIIQSIGIGIASLGYLGTFVFGFLERLLIPFGLHHILNAMFRFTEVGGSLVVGGQEVFGALNIFLAQLSDPETISFSTEATRFLAQGKIPIMVFGLPAAAYAMYKTAKPENRSKVKGILLAGALATFVTGITEPLEFSFLFISPILFVIHAFLSGVSFMIMHMFGVAIGNTQGGIIDLVVFGIMQPNTKWIYSIMLGLVYTLVYYNVFKILILKFNLQTPGREEIADINSDLEPLSNNIEMAQNGETTKRALAIIKYLGGKDNIEDITNCITRLRVVVKDMSKVDESAFKKYTGAMGVIKVSDKDIQIIYGPSVSQVRDEVSFAMSV, from the coding sequence ATGAAACAAAAAATGAAAGGGTTCTTTTTGCAGTTAGGAAAATCATTTTTATTACCAATAGCATTAATATCTGCAGCAGGTATATTTTTAGGTATAAGTTCAGCATTTTCAAATCCTAATATAGTTAAGGATATACCTTTTTTAGCAAATAATTTTGTTCAAGGAATATTAGGTTTTACAAAAGCTATAACAGGAGTACTTTTTGGAAATTTAGCAATATTCTTTGCTATATCAATATCTGTTGGTCTTGCTAAAGAAGAAAAAGCAGTTTCTGCATTCTGTGGTTTTGTTGGTTATTTAGTATTACACACTAGTGTAAATTATATGTTAGGATGTAGAGGTATTCTTGCAGAACCTGACATGATGAGAGAAATGGGTCAAGCTGTAACCTTAGGTATACAAACACTAGAATTAGGGGTATTTGGTGGAATTGTAGTTGGTATAATAACAGCATCATTACATAATAAATACTATAATATAAAGTTACCAGACTATTTAGGTTTCTTTGGTGGAACTAGGTTCGTTCCAATAATAACAACGGTAGTATTCTCTATTTTGGGGGTAATAATACCATATGTATGGCCATATGTAAATACAATTATTCAAAGTATAGGTATTGGTATAGCTAGTTTGGGATATTTAGGAACATTTGTATTTGGATTTCTTGAAAGACTTTTAATACCATTTGGATTACATCATATATTAAATGCCATGTTTAGATTTACTGAGGTAGGAGGTTCTTTAGTTGTAGGGGGTCAAGAAGTATTTGGAGCATTGAATATATTCTTAGCTCAACTAAGTGACCCTGAAACAATCAGCTTTTCAACAGAAGCAACTAGATTTTTAGCTCAGGGGAAAATACCTATAATGGTTTTTGGTCTTCCTGCAGCAGCATATGCTATGTATAAAACTGCAAAACCTGAAAATAGGTCAAAGGTTAAAGGAATATTGCTAGCTGGTGCTTTAGCAACATTTGTAACAGGAATTACAGAACCATTGGAATTCTCATTCTTATTTATATCACCAATATTATTTGTTATACATGCATTTTTATCCGGTGTATCATTTATGATAATGCATATGTTTGGAGTAGCAATAGGAAATACTCAAGGTGGTATAATAGATTTGGTAGTATTTGGAATTATGCAACCTAATACAAAGTGGATTTATTCTATAATGCTTGGTTTAGTGTATACACTAGTTTATTATAATGTATTTAAAATTTTAATACTTAAATTTAACTTACAGACTCCAGGACGTGAAGAAATAGCAGATATAAATTCTGATTTAGAGCCTTTATCAAATAACATAGAAATGGCTCAAAACGGAGAAACCACTAAGAGAGCATTAGCTATAATTAAATATTTAGGAGGTAAGGACAATATAGAAGATATAACAAACTGTATAACTCGTTTAAGAGTAGTAGTTAAAGATATGAGTAAAGTAGATGAAAGTGCTTTTAAAAAATATACAGGTGCAATGGGGGTTATAAAAGTATCTGACAAAGATATCCAAATAATTTATGGACCATCTGTATCTCAAGTAAGAGATGAAGTTTCTTTTGCAATGTCTGTTTAA
- the xth gene encoding exodeoxyribonuclease III gives MRFISWNVNGIRACVGKGFLDFFKEIDADVFCLQETKLQEGQIELDLPGYFQYWNYAERKGYSGTAIFTKKEPLKVMYGINIEEHDKEGRVITLEFEDFYFVTVYTPNSQTELKRLEYRTRWEDDFIDYLIELDNHKPVIVCGDMNVAHTEIDLKNPKNNMKNAGFTKEEREKFSKLLDSGFIDTYRYFNPDKEGVYSWWSYRFNARKNNAGWRIDYFCASKKLEDRLISADIHTEVLGSDHCPVELEIK, from the coding sequence ATGAGATTTATATCATGGAATGTCAATGGAATAAGAGCTTGTGTTGGGAAAGGATTTTTGGACTTTTTCAAAGAAATTGATGCAGATGTATTCTGCTTACAAGAAACTAAATTACAAGAAGGGCAAATAGAGTTAGATTTGCCAGGTTATTTTCAATATTGGAATTATGCTGAGAGAAAGGGTTATTCAGGTACTGCTATATTTACAAAAAAAGAACCTTTAAAAGTAATGTATGGAATAAATATAGAAGAACATGATAAAGAAGGTAGAGTTATAACTTTAGAGTTTGAAGATTTTTATTTTGTTACAGTATATACACCAAATTCTCAAACTGAACTAAAAAGATTAGAATATAGAACTAGATGGGAAGACGACTTTATAGACTATTTAATTGAATTAGACAATCATAAGCCTGTGATTGTGTGTGGAGATATGAATGTTGCACATACAGAAATAGATTTAAAAAATCCTAAAAATAATATGAAAAATGCAGGTTTTACTAAAGAAGAAAGAGAGAAGTTCTCTAAATTATTAGATAGTGGGTTTATAGACACATATAGATATTTTAATCCCGATAAAGAAGGAGTCTATAGTTGGTGGTCATATAGATTTAATGCAAGAAAAAATAATGCAGGGTGGAGAATAGATTATTTTTGTGCATCTAAAAAGCTAGAAGATAGATTGATAAGTGCAGATATACACACTGAAGTATTGGGTTCAGACCATTGTCCAGTTGAACTGGAGATAAAATAA
- a CDS encoding MurR/RpiR family transcriptional regulator → MNLIDKLDINQKKLSTNEISLLNYFLKNSEKINQKKIKDIANETFNSTAYIVRFCQKLGFSGYSEFKNFLVFSYSNKNERNKEFAKSQSDIFTDIMDTQNLINEENIDMCLCEIHNSKHIYFFGVGSSRLVCTEMSQRFSAIGVNVKYYDDSTLMYLAASNINKDDLVIAISMSGETAQVIKACNIAKTNQVKIISLTNISVNSLSNIADIKLFVSSPQYNFNSVNYTSRVPALSLMEYMFHKYIEKYNR, encoded by the coding sequence ATGAACTTAATAGACAAATTAGATATAAATCAAAAAAAATTATCTACAAATGAAATATCTCTCTTAAACTATTTCCTAAAAAATTCTGAAAAAATAAATCAAAAAAAGATTAAAGATATAGCAAACGAAACTTTTAATTCAACTGCATATATAGTAAGGTTCTGCCAGAAGCTCGGTTTCTCTGGATATAGTGAATTTAAAAACTTTTTAGTTTTTTCATATTCAAATAAAAATGAAAGAAATAAGGAGTTTGCTAAAAGTCAAAGCGATATTTTTACTGATATTATGGATACACAGAATTTAATAAATGAAGAGAATATAGATATGTGCTTATGTGAAATACATAATTCTAAGCATATATATTTTTTTGGTGTTGGCTCATCTAGATTAGTATGTACTGAAATGTCCCAACGATTTTCAGCTATAGGTGTAAATGTAAAATACTATGATGATTCAACTCTTATGTATTTGGCTGCATCAAATATTAATAAAGATGACCTTGTAATTGCTATATCTATGTCAGGAGAGACTGCTCAGGTTATTAAGGCATGTAATATAGCAAAAACAAATCAAGTTAAAATAATTTCTTTGACAAATATAAGTGTCAACTCATTATCAAATATAGCTGATATAAAATTATTTGTATCTTCTCCACAATATAATTTTAATAGTGTTAACTATACATCTAGAGTGCCAGCACTTTCTCTTATGGAATATATGTTTCATAAATACATTGAAAAATACAATAGATGA
- a CDS encoding pyridoxal phosphate-dependent aminotransferase, with protein MNYSNRVRAMQASPIRKLVPFAQAAKDKGIKVYHLNIGQPDIKTPKGFFDAVKNFDSEVLEYATSEGIPELLEALQNYYKTYDMNFEKDELLVTNGGSEALLFTMMAVCDPGDNLLVPEPFYTNYNGFGQSVNVEVNAVTTKAENGFHLPSKEEILSKVDDKTKAIILSNPGNPTGAIYTKEELNILAEIAKEKDLWIIADEVYREFVYDGLEYTSCGNLEGVQDRVIIIDSVSKRYSACGARIGSIACKNKGLIAQILKLCQGRLCVPTLEQIGAVELYKTPVSYFKEVNEEYKKRRDVLYNELMKVEGVICKKPTGAFYIVAKLPVENAEDFTIWMLKEFNKDNETVMVCPAEGFYATPGLGRDEIRLAYILNEKDLHRAATLLKEGLEQYVALHK; from the coding sequence ATGAATTATTCAAACAGAGTTCGTGCAATGCAAGCCTCTCCAATCAGAAAACTTGTTCCATTTGCACAGGCAGCAAAAGATAAAGGAATCAAAGTATATCACTTAAACATAGGACAACCAGATATAAAAACTCCTAAAGGTTTTTTTGATGCTGTTAAAAACTTTGATAGCGAAGTCTTAGAATATGCTACATCAGAAGGTATTCCAGAATTATTAGAAGCACTTCAAAATTACTACAAAACTTACGATATGAATTTTGAAAAAGATGAATTATTAGTAACTAATGGTGGTAGTGAAGCTTTACTTTTCACTATGATGGCAGTTTGTGACCCAGGAGACAATCTATTAGTTCCAGAACCATTCTATACTAACTACAATGGGTTTGGTCAATCTGTAAATGTAGAAGTTAATGCTGTTACAACAAAAGCAGAAAACGGTTTCCACCTTCCATCTAAAGAGGAAATCTTGTCTAAAGTAGATGATAAAACTAAGGCTATAATTCTTTCTAACCCAGGAAATCCAACTGGTGCAATTTATACAAAAGAAGAACTTAATATCCTAGCTGAAATAGCTAAAGAAAAAGATTTATGGATAATAGCAGATGAGGTTTATAGGGAGTTTGTTTATGATGGGCTTGAGTACACAAGCTGTGGTAACTTAGAAGGTGTACAAGATAGAGTTATAATAATAGATAGTGTTTCTAAGAGATACAGTGCTTGTGGTGCTAGAATTGGTTCTATCGCTTGTAAAAATAAAGGTCTTATCGCTCAAATACTTAAATTATGTCAAGGAAGACTTTGTGTTCCTACATTAGAGCAAATAGGAGCTGTTGAATTATATAAAACTCCTGTTTCTTACTTCAAAGAAGTTAATGAAGAATACAAAAAAAGAAGAGATGTATTGTACAATGAATTAATGAAAGTTGAAGGTGTTATATGTAAAAAACCAACTGGTGCTTTCTATATAGTTGCTAAATTACCAGTTGAAAATGCAGAAGATTTCACAATCTGGATGCTAAAAGAATTCAACAAAGACAATGAAACAGTTATGGTTTGCCCTGCTGAAGGATTCTATGCTACTCCAGGTTTAGGACGTGATGAAATAAGATTGGCTTACATCCTAAATGAAAAAGACCTTCATAGAGCTGCTACATTATTAAAAGAAGGTTTAGAACAATATGTAGCTTTACACAAATAA